Proteins encoded together in one Diceros bicornis minor isolate mBicDic1 chromosome 18, mDicBic1.mat.cur, whole genome shotgun sequence window:
- the WDR81 gene encoding WD repeat-containing protein 81 isoform X1: MALGSRGREVALTTRAEGWSPPPSPDMEELLQSVERDLNIDARQLAPATGGTHVVALVPARWLGSLRERRLPPGPCPRAEGLSEAEVRTLLQRSVQRLPPGWTRVEVHGLRKRRLSYPLGGGLPFEEGSCTPETLTRFMRDVAAQNYRNLWRHAYHTYAQPYSHSPARSAVSALDSVRQALQRVYGCSFLPVGEATQCPSYARDGPCPPWGSPACPSLLRAEALLESPEMLYVVHPYVQFSLHDVVTFSPAKLTNSQAKVLFILFRVLRAMDACHRQGLACGALSLHHIAVDEKLCSELRLDLSAYEKPKEDENEETPVTRDRAGIEPGEEGGGGPRCPTCQEELRSLVLDWVHGRISNFHYLMQLNRLAGRRQGDPNYHPVLPWVVDFTTPHGRFRDLRKSKFRLNKGDKQLDFTYEMTRQAFVAGGVGGGEPPHVPHHISDVLSDITYYVYKARRTPRAVLCGHVRAQWEPHEYPASMERMQNWTPDECIPEFYTDPSIFSSIHPDMPDLDVPAWCGSSQEFVAAHRALLESPEVSQDLHHWIDLTFGYKLQGKEAVKEKNVCLHLVDAHTHLTSYGVVQLFDQPHPQRLAGAPVLAPEPPLIPRLLFQTIQESTGQEDFPGQLTNGAGRLVLEATPCEAGWARDRPLAGEDDLEQATEALDSISLVGKAGDQLGPSSSSSSQVPPALLSFSMASASRPGRRNKAAGVDPGEGEEGKILLPEGFNPVQALEELEKLGNFLTKGLGGRLAVPEQPQVQPPVQLRDLFHRDMQALGILLAEMVFATRVRTLQPDAPLWVRFEAARGLCTRHSKEVPVSLQPVLDILLQLSGSEGPVVAGRGTLDPLFEYRPVSQGLPPPCPAQLLSPFSSMVPFPPYFPALHKFILLYQARCVEDEAQGRELVFALWQQLGAVLSDITPEGLEILLPFVLSLMSEEHTAVYTAWYLFEPVAKALGPKNTNKYLLKPLIGAYESPCRLHGRFYLYTDCFVAQLMVRLGLQAFLVHLLPHVLQVLAGVEASQEESKGLAGAAEDEESGLPGARASSCAFGEEIQMDGEPAASSGLGLPDYTSGVSFHDQADLPETEDFQAGLYVAESPQPQEAEAVSLGRLSDKSSTSEASLGEERADEGSAPVDKSSLKSGDSSQDLKQSEGSEEEEEEEEGCVVLEEEEGEGEQDEVTRASELTLSETVLSMDTVVAGGGGADGEEEEEPLTEQSEGKEQKILLDTACKMVRWLSAKLGPTVASRHVARNLLRLLTSCYVGPTRQQFTVSSGESPPLSAGNIYQRKPVLGDIVSGPVLSCLLHIAHLYGEPVLTYQYLPYISYLVAPGSTSGPSRLNSRKEAGLLAAVTLTQKIIVYLSDTTLMDILPRISHEVLLPVLSFLTSLVTGFPSGAQARTVLCVKTISLIALICLRIGQEMVQQHLSEPVATFFQVFSQLHELRHLDLKLDPVGRSEGQLPEVAFSDGQQRLVDPNLLDELQKVFTLEMAYTIYVPFSCLLGDIIRKIIPNHELVGELAGLYLKSISPSSCSPASVEPTVPSTGPEWDSQGGGFPQDDGHSGTFGSVLVGNRIQIPDDSQPETPGPLGPISGVGSGGLGSESEDNVLKRELPRSAHGLSGNWLAYWQYEIGVSQQDAHFHFHQIRLQSFPGHSGAVKCVAPLSSEDFFLSGSKDRTVRLWPLYNSGDGTSETAPRLVYAQHRKSVFFVGQLEAPQCVVSCDGAVHIWDSFTGKTIRTVEPSDSRVPLTAVAVMPAPHTSITMAGSDSTLRFVDCRKPGLQHEFRLGGGLNPGLVRSLAVSPSGRSVVAGFSSGFMVLLDTRTGLVLRGWPAHEGDILQIKAVEGSILVSSSSDHSLTVWKELEQKPTHHYKSASDPIHTFDLYGSEVITGTVANKIGVCSLLEPPSQATTKLSSENFRGTLTSLALLPTKRHLLLGSDNGVIRLLA, translated from the exons ATGGCCCTGGGGAGCAGGGGGCGGGAAGTCGCTCTTACCACCCGGGCTGAGGGCTGGTCCCCGCCCCCAAGCCCCGACATGGAGGAGCTGCTCCAGAGCGTGGAGAGGGACCTGAACATCGATGCCCGGCAGCTGGCTCCGGCCACGGGGGGCACCCACGTGGTGGCCCTAGTGCCCGCGCGCTGGCTGGGTAGCCTCCGCGAGCGCCGGCTGCCCCCGGGACCCTGCCCCAGAGCAGAGGGCCTGAGCGAAGCGGAAGTCAGGACTCTCCTGCAACGCTCCGTGCAGAGGCTGCCCCCCGGCTGGACGCGCGTGGAGGTGCACGGGCTGCGGAAACGGAGGCTGTCCTACCCGCTGGGCGGCGGCCTACCCTTTGAGGAGGGGTCCTGCACTCCTGAGACCCTCACTCGCTTCATGCGGGATGTGGCTGCTCAGAATTATCGCAACCTGTGGCGCCATGCATATCATACTTATGCGCAGCCTTATAGTCATAGCCCTGCCCGCTCAGCTGTCTCTGCCCTGGACTCAGTACGGCAGGCTCTGCAGAGGGTCTATGGTTGCTCCTTCCTGCCAGTGGGTGAAGCTACCCAATGTCCATCATATGCCAGAGACGGCCCCTGTCCACCTTGGGGCAGCCCTGCTTGTCCTAGCCTTTTGCGAGCTGAGGCCCTGCTGGAGTCGCCAGAGATGCTATACGTGGTGCACCCTTATGTGCAGTTCTCCCTGCATGATGTGGTCACCTTCAGCCCTGCCAAGCTGACCAACAGCCAAGCCAAGGTGCTCTTCATTCTCTTCCGTGTGCTGAGGGCCATGGATGCCTGTCACCGCCAGGGACTAGCCTGCGGGGCCCTGTCTTTGCACCACATTGCTGTGGATGAGAAGCTTTGCAGCGAGCTCCGGCTGGACCTGAGTGCTTACGAGAAGCCCAAGGAGGATGAGAATGAGGAGACCCCTGTAACAAGGGACAGGGCAGGCATTGAgcctggagaggaaggaggagggggaccTAGGTGTCCCACCTGCCAGGAGGAACTTAGGAGCCTTGTGCTAGACTGGGTCCATGGCCGCATCAGCAACTTCCACTACCTCATGCAGCTGAATCGTTTGGCGGGTCGGCGGCAGGGGGACCCCAACTACCACCCCGTGCTGCCCTGGGTGGTGGACTTCACCACGCCCCATGGGCGCTTCCGAGACCTGCGAAAATCCAAGTTCCGCCTCAACAAGGGGGATAAGCAGCTGGACTTCACGTATGAGATGACGCGGCAGGCGTTCGTGGCAGGTGGCGTGGGCGGCGGGGAGCCACCTCATGTTCCTCACCACATCTCAGACGTGCTCTCCGACATCACGTACTATGTATACAAGGCTCGGCGTACACCCCGGGCGGTGCTCTGTGGACATGTGCGGGCACAATGGGAGCCCCATGAATATCCTGCCAGCATGGAGCGTATGCAGAACTGGACACCTGATGAGTGCATCCCTGAGTTCTACACTGATCCCTCTATCTTCTCCTCCATCCACCCTGACATGCCTGACCTGGATGTGCCGGCCTGGTGTGGCTCCAGCCAGGAGTTTGTGGCTGCCCACCGGGCACTGCTGGAGAGCCCCGAGGTGTCCCAGGACCTGCATCACTGGATCGACCTCACCTTTGGCTATAAACTCCAGGGCAAGGAGGCTGTGAAGGAGAAGAATGTGTGTCTGCACCTGGTGGATGCTCACACTCACCTGACCAGCTATGGCGTGGTGCAGCTCTTTGATCAGCCGCACCCCCAGCGCCTGGCTGGGGCTCCTGTCCTTGCCCCTGAGCCTCCACTCATCCCCAGGCTATTGTTCCAGACCATCCAGGAGAGCACAGGCCAGGAGGACTTCCCAGGCCAGCTTACAAATGGGGCTGGCAGGCTGGTTTTGGAGGCCACTCCCTGTGAGGCTGGCTGGGCCAGAGACAGGCCTCTGGCAGGAGAAGATGACTTGGAGCAGGCCACAGAAGCTCTGGATTCCATCTCCCTTGTTGGGAAAGCAGGTGACCAGCtgggcccctcctcctcctcctccagtcaAGTGCCCCCAGCCCTCCTGTCTTTCTCAATGGCCTCGGCCTCTCGACCAGGCCGCAGGAACAAAGCTGCTGGGGTGGACCCTGGGGAAGGTGAAGAGGGGAAGATTCTTCTCCCAGAGGGCTTCAATCCTGTGCAGGCTCTGGAAGAGCTGGAGAAACTAGGCAACTTCCTGACCAAAGGCCTAGGGGGCCGGTTGGCGGTGCCTGAGCAGCCCCAGGTCCAACCACCCGTGCAGCTGCGGGACCTCTTCCATCGGGACATGCAGGCGCTGGGTATCCTCTTGGCTGAGATGGTTTTTGCCACCAGGGTCCGAACACTGCAGCCTGACGCGCCTTTGTGGGTACGCTTCGAGGCTGCTCGGGGGCTCTGCACACGCCATTCCAAGGAGGTCCCTGTGTCTCTGCAGCCTGTGCTGGACATTCTCCTGCAGCTGAGTGGATCGGAAGGCCCCGTGGTAGCAGGGAGGGGCACACTGGACCCATTGTTTGAGTACAGGCCCGTCTCCCAGGGCTTGCCCCCCCCCTGCCCGGCCCAGCTCCTCAGCCCCTTCAGCTCCATGGTTCCCTTCCCTCCGTACTTCCCGGCGCTGCACAAGTTCATCCTCTTGTACCAGGCGAGGTGCGTGGAGGACGAGGCCCAGGGGCGGGAGCTGGTCTTTGCTCTATGGCAGCAACTGGGTGCAGTGCTGAGTGACATCACCCCCGAGGGCCTGGAGATCCTGCTGCCCTTCGTGCTGTCACTCATGTCCGAGGAGCACACGGCCGTGTATACGGCCTGGTACCTATTTGAACCTGTTGCCAAAGCACTGGGCCCCAAAAATACTAATAAGTACCTACTGAAGCCTCTCATTGGTGCCTACGAGAGCCCCTGCCGACTACATGGCCGCTTCTACTTGTACACGGACTGCTTTGTGGCCCAGCTGATGGTGCGGCTGGGCCTGCAGGCCTTTCTCGTCCACCTGCTGCCCCATGTCCTGCAGGTGCTGGCTGGTGTGGAGGCCTCCCAGGAGGAAAGTAAGGGCCTGGCTGGGGCTGCCGAGGATGAGGAAAGCGGGCTCCCAGGGGCCAGGGCCAGCTcctgtgcctttggggaggagaTTCAGATGGATGGGGAGCCTGCTGCCTCCTCGGGCCTGGGGCTCCCAGACTACACGTCTGGCGTCAGCTTCCATGACCAGGCCGACCTCCCCGAGACAGAGGACTTCCAAGCTGGGCTCTATGTGGCTGAGTCCCCACagccccaggaggctgaggctgtgAGCCTGGGCCGGCTGAGCGACAAGAGCAGCACCAGTGAGGCCTCCCTGGGCGAGGAGCGGGCTGATGAGGGGAGCGCCCCTGTGGACAAGAGCAGCCTCAAGTCAGGCGACAGCAGCCAGGACTTGAAGCAAAGCGAGggctcagaggaggaagaggaggaggaggaaggctgtgtggtgttggaggaggaggagggggagggggagcaagACGAGGTCACCAGGGCATCTGAGCTCACTCTCTCTGAGACGGTGCTGTCCATGGATACTGTTGTGGCCGGTGGTGGCGGGGCAGacggggaggaagaggaggagccgcTGACCGAGCAGTCGGAGGGCAAGGAACAGAAGATCCTTCTTG ATACGGCCTGCAAGATGGTCCGCTGGCTGTCTGCCAAGCTCGGCCCCACAGTGGCCTCTCGCCACGTGGCCCGGAACCTGCTTCGCCTGCTGACATCGTGTTATGTTG GGCCCACTCGGCAGCAGTTCACAGTGAGCAGTGGCGAGAGCCCCCCGCTGAGTGCCGGCAACATCTACCAGAGGAAACCAGTACTGGGCGATATAGTGTCAGGGCCTGTGCTCAGTTGCCTTCTCCACATCGCCCATCTGTACGGGGAGCCCGTCCTCACCTACCAGTACCTGCCCTACATCAGCTACCTG GTGGCCCCAGGTAGCACCTCAGGCCCCAGTCGACTGAACAGCCGTAAGGAGGCGGGCCTGCTGGCAGCGGTGACGCTAACCCAGAAGATCATCGTGTACCTCTCAGACACCACCCTCATGGACATCCTGCCCCGGATCAGCCACGAGGTCTTGCTGCCTGTGCTCAGCTTCCTTACTTCACTTGTCACGGG GTTCCCAAGTGGAGCCCAGGCCCGGACTGTTTTGTGTGTGAAAACCATCAGCCTCATCGCTCTCATCTGCCTGCGTATCGGACAGGAGATGGTCCAGCAGCACCTGAGCGAGCCCGTGGCCACCTTCTTTCAAGTCTTCTCTCAGCTGCACGAGCTTCGGCACCTG GATCTGAAGCTGGATCCTGTGGGCCGCAGTGAGGGCCAGCTGCCAGAGGTGGCCTTCTCTGATGGGCAGCAGCGGCTGGTGGACCCCAACCTGCTGGACGAGCTGCAGAAGGTGTTCACCTTGGAGATGGCATACACAATCTACGTGCCCTTCTCCTGCCTGTTGG GTGACATCATCCGGAAAATCATCCCCAACCAcgagctggtgggggagctggcGGGGCTGTATCTGAAGAGCATCAGCCCGAGCAGTTGCAGCCCTGCCAGCGTGGAGCCCACTGTGCCCAGCACCGGCCCCGAATGGGACTCCCAGGGTGGGGGCTTCCCCCAGGATGACGGCCACTCGGGGACCTTTGGGAGTGTCCTGGTCGGGAACCGCATCCAGATCCCTGACGACTCTCAGCCTGAGACCCCTGGCCCGCTGGGCCCCATCtctggggtgggcagtgggggTCTCGGCAGCGAGAGCGAGGACAATGTGCTGAAGCGGGAGCTGCCGCGGAGTGCTCACGGGCTGAGCGGGAACTGGCTGGCGTACTGGCAGTACGAGATTGGCGTGAGCCAgcaggatgcccactttcacttcCACCAGATCCGCTTGCAGAGCTTCCCGGGCCACTCGGGGGCTGTTAAGTGCGTGGCGCCCCTGAGCAGCGAGGACTTCTTCCTGAGTGGCAGCAAGGACCGCACTGTGCGCCTCTGGCCGCTCTATAACTCTGGGGACGGCACCAGTGAGACAGCCCCACGCCTCGTCTACGCCCAGCACCGCAAGAGTGTCTTCTTTGTGGGCCAGCTTGAGGCCCCTCAGTGTGTGGTGAGCTGTGACGGGGCTGTGCACATCTGGGACTCCTTCACAG GGAAGACCATTCGCACAGTGGAGCCATCAGACAGCCGGGTGCCCCTGACTGCCGTGGCTGTCATGCCTGCCCCCCACACCAGCATCACCATGGCCGGCTCTGACTCGACCCTGCGCTTTGTGGACTGCAGGAAGCCTGGCCTGCAG CATGAGTTCCGCCTGGGTGGCGGGCTGAACCCTGGGCTTGTCCGCTCCCTGGCTGTTAGCCCCAGTGGCCGTAGCGTTGTGGCCGGCTTCTCCTCGGGCTTCATGGTGCTCCTGGACACCCGTACGGGCCTTGTTCTGCGTGGCTGGCCTGCCCACGAGGGGGACATCTTACAGATCAAG GCGGTGGAGGGCAGCATCCTGGTCAGCTCTTCATCCGACCATTCCTTGACTGTCTGGAAGGAGCTGGAGCAGAAGCCCACACACCACTACAAGTCAGCCTCCGACCCTATCCATACCTTTGATCTGTATGGCAGCGAGGTGATCACCGGCACCGTGGCCAACAAGATCGGCGTCTGCTCCCTGCTTGAGCCGCCCTCCCAGGCCACCACGAAGCTCAGCTCTGAGAACTTCCGGGGCACGCTCACCAGCCTGGCCTTGCTGCCCACCAAACGCCACCTCCTGCTGGGCTCAGACAATGGGGTCATCCGCCTCCTGGCATAG
- the WDR81 gene encoding WD repeat-containing protein 81 isoform X3: MALGSRGREVALTTRAEGWSPPPSPDMEELLQSVERDLNIDARQLAPATGGTHVVALVPARWLGSLRERRLPPGPCPRAEGLSEAEVRTLLQRSVQRLPPGWTRVEVHGLRKRRLSYPLGGGLPFEEGSCTPETLTRFMRDVAAQNYRNLWRHAYHTYAQPYSHSPARSAVSALDSVRQALQRVYGCSFLPVGEATQCPSYARDGPCPPWGSPACPSLLRAEALLESPEMLYVVHPYVQFSLHDVVTFSPAKLTNSQAKVLFILFRVLRAMDACHRQGLACGALSLHHIAVDEKLCSELRLDLSAYEKPKEDENEETPVTRDRAGIEPGEEGGGGPRCPTCQEELRSLVLDWVHGRISNFHYLMQLNRLAGRRQGDPNYHPVLPWVVDFTTPHGRFRDLRKSKFRLNKGDKQLDFTYEMTRQAFVAGGVGGGEPPHVPHHISDVLSDITYYVYKARRTPRAVLCGHVRAQWEPHEYPASMERMQNWTPDECIPEFYTDPSIFSSIHPDMPDLDVPAWCGSSQEFVAAHRALLESPEVSQDLHHWIDLTFGYKLQGKEAVKEKNVCLHLVDAHTHLTSYGVVQLFDQPHPQRLAGAPVLAPEPPLIPRLLFQTIQESTGQEDFPGQLTNGAGRLVLEATPCEAGWARDRPLAGEDDLEQATEALDSISLVGKAGDQLGPSSSSSSQVPPALLSFSMASASRPGRRNKAAGVDPGEGEEGKILLPEGFNPVQALEELEKLGNFLTKGLGGRLAVPEQPQVQPPVQLRDLFHRDMQALGILLAEMVFATRVRTLQPDAPLWVRFEAARGLCTRHSKEVPVSLQPVLDILLQLSGSEGPVVAGRGTLDPLFEYRPVSQGLPPPCPAQLLSPFSSMVPFPPYFPALHKFILLYQARCVEDEAQGRELVFALWQQLGAVLSDITPEGLEILLPFVLSLMSEEHTAVYTAWYLFEPVAKALGPKNTNKYLLKPLIGAYESPCRLHGRFYLYTDCFVAQLMVRLGLQAFLVHLLPHVLQVLAGVEASQEESKGLAGAAEDEESGLPGARASSCAFGEEIQMDGEPAASSGLGLPDYTSGVSFHDQADLPETEDFQAGLYVAESPQPQEAEAVSLGRLSDKSSTSEASLGEERADEGSAPVDKSSLKSGDSSQDLKQSEGSEEEEEEEEGCVVLEEEEGEGEQDEVTRASELTLSETVLSMDTVVAGGGGADGEEEEEPLTEQSEGKEQKILLDTACKMVRWLSAKLGPTVASRHVARNLLRLLTSCYVGPTRQQFTVSSGESPPLSAGNIYQRKPVLGDIVSGPVLSCLLHIAHLYGEPVLTYQYLPYISYLVAPGSTSGPSRLNSRKEAGLLAAVTLTQKIIVYLSDTTLMDILPRISHEVLLPVLSFLTSLVTGFPSGAQARTVLCVKTISLIALICLRIGQEMVQQHLSEPVATFFQVFSQLHELRHLDLKLDPVGRSEGQLPEVAFSDGQQRLVDPNLLDELQKVFTLEMAYTIYVPFSCLLGDIIRKIIPNHELVGELAGLYLKSISPSSCSPASVEPTVPSTGPEWDSQGGGFPQDDGHSGTFGSVLVGNRIQIPDDSQPETPGPLGPISGVGSGGLGSESEDNVLKRELPRSAHGLSGNWLAYWQYEIGVSQQDAHFHFHQIRLQSFPGHSGAVKCVAPLSSEDFFLSGSKDRTVRLWPLYNSGDGTSETAPRLVYAQHRKSVFFVGQLEAPQCVVSCDGAVHIWDSFTGELAQGRPFAQWSHQTAGCP; encoded by the exons ATGGCCCTGGGGAGCAGGGGGCGGGAAGTCGCTCTTACCACCCGGGCTGAGGGCTGGTCCCCGCCCCCAAGCCCCGACATGGAGGAGCTGCTCCAGAGCGTGGAGAGGGACCTGAACATCGATGCCCGGCAGCTGGCTCCGGCCACGGGGGGCACCCACGTGGTGGCCCTAGTGCCCGCGCGCTGGCTGGGTAGCCTCCGCGAGCGCCGGCTGCCCCCGGGACCCTGCCCCAGAGCAGAGGGCCTGAGCGAAGCGGAAGTCAGGACTCTCCTGCAACGCTCCGTGCAGAGGCTGCCCCCCGGCTGGACGCGCGTGGAGGTGCACGGGCTGCGGAAACGGAGGCTGTCCTACCCGCTGGGCGGCGGCCTACCCTTTGAGGAGGGGTCCTGCACTCCTGAGACCCTCACTCGCTTCATGCGGGATGTGGCTGCTCAGAATTATCGCAACCTGTGGCGCCATGCATATCATACTTATGCGCAGCCTTATAGTCATAGCCCTGCCCGCTCAGCTGTCTCTGCCCTGGACTCAGTACGGCAGGCTCTGCAGAGGGTCTATGGTTGCTCCTTCCTGCCAGTGGGTGAAGCTACCCAATGTCCATCATATGCCAGAGACGGCCCCTGTCCACCTTGGGGCAGCCCTGCTTGTCCTAGCCTTTTGCGAGCTGAGGCCCTGCTGGAGTCGCCAGAGATGCTATACGTGGTGCACCCTTATGTGCAGTTCTCCCTGCATGATGTGGTCACCTTCAGCCCTGCCAAGCTGACCAACAGCCAAGCCAAGGTGCTCTTCATTCTCTTCCGTGTGCTGAGGGCCATGGATGCCTGTCACCGCCAGGGACTAGCCTGCGGGGCCCTGTCTTTGCACCACATTGCTGTGGATGAGAAGCTTTGCAGCGAGCTCCGGCTGGACCTGAGTGCTTACGAGAAGCCCAAGGAGGATGAGAATGAGGAGACCCCTGTAACAAGGGACAGGGCAGGCATTGAgcctggagaggaaggaggagggggaccTAGGTGTCCCACCTGCCAGGAGGAACTTAGGAGCCTTGTGCTAGACTGGGTCCATGGCCGCATCAGCAACTTCCACTACCTCATGCAGCTGAATCGTTTGGCGGGTCGGCGGCAGGGGGACCCCAACTACCACCCCGTGCTGCCCTGGGTGGTGGACTTCACCACGCCCCATGGGCGCTTCCGAGACCTGCGAAAATCCAAGTTCCGCCTCAACAAGGGGGATAAGCAGCTGGACTTCACGTATGAGATGACGCGGCAGGCGTTCGTGGCAGGTGGCGTGGGCGGCGGGGAGCCACCTCATGTTCCTCACCACATCTCAGACGTGCTCTCCGACATCACGTACTATGTATACAAGGCTCGGCGTACACCCCGGGCGGTGCTCTGTGGACATGTGCGGGCACAATGGGAGCCCCATGAATATCCTGCCAGCATGGAGCGTATGCAGAACTGGACACCTGATGAGTGCATCCCTGAGTTCTACACTGATCCCTCTATCTTCTCCTCCATCCACCCTGACATGCCTGACCTGGATGTGCCGGCCTGGTGTGGCTCCAGCCAGGAGTTTGTGGCTGCCCACCGGGCACTGCTGGAGAGCCCCGAGGTGTCCCAGGACCTGCATCACTGGATCGACCTCACCTTTGGCTATAAACTCCAGGGCAAGGAGGCTGTGAAGGAGAAGAATGTGTGTCTGCACCTGGTGGATGCTCACACTCACCTGACCAGCTATGGCGTGGTGCAGCTCTTTGATCAGCCGCACCCCCAGCGCCTGGCTGGGGCTCCTGTCCTTGCCCCTGAGCCTCCACTCATCCCCAGGCTATTGTTCCAGACCATCCAGGAGAGCACAGGCCAGGAGGACTTCCCAGGCCAGCTTACAAATGGGGCTGGCAGGCTGGTTTTGGAGGCCACTCCCTGTGAGGCTGGCTGGGCCAGAGACAGGCCTCTGGCAGGAGAAGATGACTTGGAGCAGGCCACAGAAGCTCTGGATTCCATCTCCCTTGTTGGGAAAGCAGGTGACCAGCtgggcccctcctcctcctcctccagtcaAGTGCCCCCAGCCCTCCTGTCTTTCTCAATGGCCTCGGCCTCTCGACCAGGCCGCAGGAACAAAGCTGCTGGGGTGGACCCTGGGGAAGGTGAAGAGGGGAAGATTCTTCTCCCAGAGGGCTTCAATCCTGTGCAGGCTCTGGAAGAGCTGGAGAAACTAGGCAACTTCCTGACCAAAGGCCTAGGGGGCCGGTTGGCGGTGCCTGAGCAGCCCCAGGTCCAACCACCCGTGCAGCTGCGGGACCTCTTCCATCGGGACATGCAGGCGCTGGGTATCCTCTTGGCTGAGATGGTTTTTGCCACCAGGGTCCGAACACTGCAGCCTGACGCGCCTTTGTGGGTACGCTTCGAGGCTGCTCGGGGGCTCTGCACACGCCATTCCAAGGAGGTCCCTGTGTCTCTGCAGCCTGTGCTGGACATTCTCCTGCAGCTGAGTGGATCGGAAGGCCCCGTGGTAGCAGGGAGGGGCACACTGGACCCATTGTTTGAGTACAGGCCCGTCTCCCAGGGCTTGCCCCCCCCCTGCCCGGCCCAGCTCCTCAGCCCCTTCAGCTCCATGGTTCCCTTCCCTCCGTACTTCCCGGCGCTGCACAAGTTCATCCTCTTGTACCAGGCGAGGTGCGTGGAGGACGAGGCCCAGGGGCGGGAGCTGGTCTTTGCTCTATGGCAGCAACTGGGTGCAGTGCTGAGTGACATCACCCCCGAGGGCCTGGAGATCCTGCTGCCCTTCGTGCTGTCACTCATGTCCGAGGAGCACACGGCCGTGTATACGGCCTGGTACCTATTTGAACCTGTTGCCAAAGCACTGGGCCCCAAAAATACTAATAAGTACCTACTGAAGCCTCTCATTGGTGCCTACGAGAGCCCCTGCCGACTACATGGCCGCTTCTACTTGTACACGGACTGCTTTGTGGCCCAGCTGATGGTGCGGCTGGGCCTGCAGGCCTTTCTCGTCCACCTGCTGCCCCATGTCCTGCAGGTGCTGGCTGGTGTGGAGGCCTCCCAGGAGGAAAGTAAGGGCCTGGCTGGGGCTGCCGAGGATGAGGAAAGCGGGCTCCCAGGGGCCAGGGCCAGCTcctgtgcctttggggaggagaTTCAGATGGATGGGGAGCCTGCTGCCTCCTCGGGCCTGGGGCTCCCAGACTACACGTCTGGCGTCAGCTTCCATGACCAGGCCGACCTCCCCGAGACAGAGGACTTCCAAGCTGGGCTCTATGTGGCTGAGTCCCCACagccccaggaggctgaggctgtgAGCCTGGGCCGGCTGAGCGACAAGAGCAGCACCAGTGAGGCCTCCCTGGGCGAGGAGCGGGCTGATGAGGGGAGCGCCCCTGTGGACAAGAGCAGCCTCAAGTCAGGCGACAGCAGCCAGGACTTGAAGCAAAGCGAGggctcagaggaggaagaggaggaggaggaaggctgtgtggtgttggaggaggaggagggggagggggagcaagACGAGGTCACCAGGGCATCTGAGCTCACTCTCTCTGAGACGGTGCTGTCCATGGATACTGTTGTGGCCGGTGGTGGCGGGGCAGacggggaggaagaggaggagccgcTGACCGAGCAGTCGGAGGGCAAGGAACAGAAGATCCTTCTTG ATACGGCCTGCAAGATGGTCCGCTGGCTGTCTGCCAAGCTCGGCCCCACAGTGGCCTCTCGCCACGTGGCCCGGAACCTGCTTCGCCTGCTGACATCGTGTTATGTTG GGCCCACTCGGCAGCAGTTCACAGTGAGCAGTGGCGAGAGCCCCCCGCTGAGTGCCGGCAACATCTACCAGAGGAAACCAGTACTGGGCGATATAGTGTCAGGGCCTGTGCTCAGTTGCCTTCTCCACATCGCCCATCTGTACGGGGAGCCCGTCCTCACCTACCAGTACCTGCCCTACATCAGCTACCTG GTGGCCCCAGGTAGCACCTCAGGCCCCAGTCGACTGAACAGCCGTAAGGAGGCGGGCCTGCTGGCAGCGGTGACGCTAACCCAGAAGATCATCGTGTACCTCTCAGACACCACCCTCATGGACATCCTGCCCCGGATCAGCCACGAGGTCTTGCTGCCTGTGCTCAGCTTCCTTACTTCACTTGTCACGGG GTTCCCAAGTGGAGCCCAGGCCCGGACTGTTTTGTGTGTGAAAACCATCAGCCTCATCGCTCTCATCTGCCTGCGTATCGGACAGGAGATGGTCCAGCAGCACCTGAGCGAGCCCGTGGCCACCTTCTTTCAAGTCTTCTCTCAGCTGCACGAGCTTCGGCACCTG GATCTGAAGCTGGATCCTGTGGGCCGCAGTGAGGGCCAGCTGCCAGAGGTGGCCTTCTCTGATGGGCAGCAGCGGCTGGTGGACCCCAACCTGCTGGACGAGCTGCAGAAGGTGTTCACCTTGGAGATGGCATACACAATCTACGTGCCCTTCTCCTGCCTGTTGG GTGACATCATCCGGAAAATCATCCCCAACCAcgagctggtgggggagctggcGGGGCTGTATCTGAAGAGCATCAGCCCGAGCAGTTGCAGCCCTGCCAGCGTGGAGCCCACTGTGCCCAGCACCGGCCCCGAATGGGACTCCCAGGGTGGGGGCTTCCCCCAGGATGACGGCCACTCGGGGACCTTTGGGAGTGTCCTGGTCGGGAACCGCATCCAGATCCCTGACGACTCTCAGCCTGAGACCCCTGGCCCGCTGGGCCCCATCtctggggtgggcagtgggggTCTCGGCAGCGAGAGCGAGGACAATGTGCTGAAGCGGGAGCTGCCGCGGAGTGCTCACGGGCTGAGCGGGAACTGGCTGGCGTACTGGCAGTACGAGATTGGCGTGAGCCAgcaggatgcccactttcacttcCACCAGATCCGCTTGCAGAGCTTCCCGGGCCACTCGGGGGCTGTTAAGTGCGTGGCGCCCCTGAGCAGCGAGGACTTCTTCCTGAGTGGCAGCAAGGACCGCACTGTGCGCCTCTGGCCGCTCTATAACTCTGGGGACGGCACCAGTGAGACAGCCCCACGCCTCGTCTACGCCCAGCACCGCAAGAGTGTCTTCTTTGTGGGCCAGCTTGAGGCCCCTCAGTGTGTGGTGAGCTGTGACGGGGCTGTGCACATCTGGGACTCCTTCACAGGTGAGCTGGCCCAG GGAAGACCATTCGCACAGTGGAGCCATCAGACAGCCGGGTGCCCCTGA